Proteins encoded within one genomic window of Brassica rapa cultivar Chiifu-401-42 chromosome A09, CAAS_Brap_v3.01, whole genome shotgun sequence:
- the LOC103841918 gene encoding 40S ribosomal protein S13-2, producing MGRLHSKGKGISASALPYKRSPPSWLKTTSQDVDESICKFAKKGLTPSQIGVILRDSHGIPQVKSVTGNKILRILKAHGLAPEIPEDLYHLIKKAVAIRKHLERNRKDKDSKFRLILVESRIHRLARYYKKTKKLPPVWKYESTTASTLVA from the exons ATGGGGAGGCTCCACTCTAAAGG TAAGGGAATCTCAGCATCTGCTTTGCCGTACAAGCGCTCACCCCCGAGCTGGCTCAAGACAACCTCCCAGGAT GTTGATGAGTCCATCTGCAAGTTTGCAAAGAAGGGTTTGACACCATCTCAGATTGGTGTCATTCTTCGTGACTCTCACGGTATCCCTCAGGTGAAGAGTGTTACCGGAAACAAGATTTTGAGAATCTTGAAAGCTCATGGTCTTGCTCCTGAGATCCCTGAGGATCTCTACCACCTGATCAAGAAAGCAGTGGCCATCCGCAAGCACCTTGAGAGGAACAGGAAAGACAAGGACTCCAAGTTCAGGTTGATTCTTGTCGAGAGCAGAATCCACCGTCTTGCTCGTTACTACAAGAAGACCAAGAAGCTCCCTCCCGTCTGGAAATA CGAGTCTACCACAGCAAGCACTCTTGTGGCTTAA
- the LOC103841920 gene encoding uncharacterized protein LOC103841920, whose amino-acid sequence MKLVWSPETASNSYIHTVRTCISYKESSVAEYLSATAAGWNTRLIVETWKRGDPIATSVGLAVAAIHTRGRHICIVPDEESRLEYETVMKRAVVSEATEIVVGDSVEDVVDRLSGVDFLVVDSKRGEYVKALGLANTSKMGAVLVCKNATQKSIPGFKWHRVLRRGTRVVRSVFLPVGRGLDIAHVGASGGGGDLKKVHSRWIKHVDPRSGEEHLFKRK is encoded by the exons ATGAAGCTCGTCTGGTCGCCGGAAACTGCCTCTAACTCTTACATCCACACCGTTAGAACG TGTATAAGCTACAAAGAATCGAGTGTAGCCGAGTATTTATCAGCTACGGCGGCTGGATGGAACACGAGGCTGATCGTGGAGACTTGGAAGCGTGGAGACCCCATCGCCACCAGTGTCGGACTAGCTGTAGCAGCCATACATACCCGCGGAAGACACATATGCATAGTTCCTGACGAGGAGTCAAGATTGGAGTACGAGACCGTGATGAAAAGAGCCGTCGTGAGCGAAGCGACGGAGATAGTGGTCGGAGACTCGGTGGAGGACGTGGTGGATAGACTCTCCGGCGTGGACTTCTTGGTGGTGGACTCAAAACGAGGCGAGTACGTCAAGGCGTTGGGGTTAGCGAACACGAGCAAAATGGGTGCCGTTTTGGTGTGTAAAAACGCCACGCAGAAGTCTATCCCTGGGTTTAAGTGGCACCGTGTTTTGAGACGAGGCACACGTGTTGTAAGATCGGTGTTTTTACCCGTCGGGAGAGGGTTAGATATCGCACACGTGGGAGccagtggtggtggtggtgatttgAAGAAGGTTCATAGTCGTTGGATTAAACACGTCGATCCTCGGTCAGGAGAAGAGCATCTGTTCAAACGCAAATAG
- the LOC103841919 gene encoding F-box protein At3g60790, with protein MTARSSSSPRRNHQYPIDDHDLISKLPDELLQMILSKLSIEEAVRTSVLSSRWVDVWKWRSHLVLDMNKVLDTTPDKDLAYVSFKLARSMTKVIKNHHRGHLESCIIHYDVLQCKNATLQSWIHTATQLKHTKILTLTNRMPGYLRGYKITSYLRLLPDTFSHHSLTSLSLCGFLVITPHAFGNCENLKTLKLLNIAIPQASDLSEVLAACTSLEVIVLQVNFLSQYGVLKIENNNLKFLQVTFPYEIDRIEVYATCLDVLDIRFIKGKRENFILAGPNIQVNKNAWVSDHGIHTPHLFYNVSSYLAQEKKIICRELLVSDFHDMRRDGSLSVTVDITDPKEVEIVKEVLLMWATNKMIELEIFFKNKKAPRDEGECSTNNRTHKILLEDAKPFPNAAFRVYNVRLYNFDGSNEEEFAFASRLVTQKTVVRKMMIETSSFHPMKKLNAEAAVAKLMELPKGYKRLRIECF; from the exons ATGACAGCACGCTCATCATCGTCACCTAGAAGAAACCACCAATATCCTATCGATGACCATGACTTGATCAGCAAACTCCCAGACGAGTTATTGCAAATGATTCTTTCAAAATTGTCCATCGAAGAAGCTGTAAGAACAAGTGTTTTATCGTCACGTTGGGTGGATGTGTGGAAATGGAGGTCTCATCTCGTCCTCGACATGAACAAGGTCTTGGATACAACCCCAGATAAAGATTTGGCCTATGTTTCTTTTAAGTTGGCTAGATCAATGACTAAG GTTATAAAGAATCACCACCGTGGCCATCTAGAAAGTTGCATTATTCACTATGACGTATTACAGTGTAAGAATGCTACGCTCCAAAGTTGGATCCACACAGCGACTCAattgaaacacacaaaaattcTCACACTTACAAACCGTATGCCTGGTTATCTAAGGGGTTACAAAATAACTAGTTATCTCCGCTTGCTCCCAGATACATTCTCACATCATAGCCTCACTTCACTGTCACTTTGTGGATTTTTGGTAATAACTCCACATGCATTTGGCAATTGCGAGAACCTTAAGACCCTTAAGCTTTTAAACATAGCCATCCCACAAGCTAGTGACCTTAGCGAAGTTTTAGCAGCTTGCACCTCCCTCGAGGTGATTGTGTTGCAAGTCAATTTCCTTAGCCAATATGGTGTGTTGAAGATTGAGAACAACAACTTGAAGTTCTTGCAAGTGACTTTCCCGTATGAGATTGATAGGATCGAAGTGTATGCAACTTGTCTAGACGTGCTCGACATCAGGTTTATCAAAGGTAAGAGAGAGAACTTCATCCTCGCTGGTCCCAACATCCAGGTTAACAAAAATGCTTGGGTGAGTGATCACGGTATTCATACGCCTCACCTCTTCTATAATGTATCATCATATCTCGCTCAG gagaaaaaaatcatttgccGTGAGCTTTTGGTGAGTGACTTTCATGATATGAGACGGGATGGGTCTTTATCAGTGACTGTAGATATAACTGATCCGAAAGAAGTGGAGATAGTGAAGGAAGTTTTGCTTATGTGGGCTACTAACAAGATGATAGAGCTTGAGATATTTTTCAAG AACAAGAAAGCTCCTAGAGATGAAGGTGAATGTTCTACTAACAACAGAACACATAAAATTTTGTTGGAGGATGCAAAACCGTTCCCTAACGCTGCTTTCCGCGTTTATAACGTGCGGTTGTATAATTTCGACGGTTCGAATGAGGAAGAGTTTGCGTTCGCTTCCCGTTTGGTGACGCAAAAGACGGTGGTTAGGAAGATGATGATTGAGACCTCGTCGTTTCATCCGATGAAGAAGTTGAATGCAGAAGCAGCTGTGGCCAAGTTGATGGAACTTCCTAAAGGTTACAAACGTCTTCGTATTGAATGCTTCTGA
- the LOC103842347 gene encoding F-box protein At3g60790 yields MTTCSSSSSSSSSSSSSPRKLQYPIDDNDWISKLPDELLQLILSKLSTEEAVRTSLLSSRWEDVWKWRSHLVLDMNKVLETTPDEDLHRVSVELARSMTKAINNYHGHLERCIIQHYVSQCKDGTLQSWIHSVTRLEHTKDLTLVNYIPATRRCTRASLLSLLPDTFSHHSLTSLSLCGYTLIGPRAFSNCKNLKTLKLINVVISQASVLSGVLAACSSLEVVVLKVNFLTPRGVLKIENNNLKFLQLSFLYEIDRMEVYATCLDVLDIRCIKVKRDNFILVAPNIQVNTNAWLDDHGCMDCPHLYYHVSSYLAQVQT; encoded by the exons ATGACGACatgctcatcatcatcatcatcatcatcatcatcatcatcgtcaccTAGAAAGCTCCAATATCCTATCGATGACAATGATTGGATCAGCAAACTCCCAGACGAGTTATTGCAATTGATTCTCTCAAAATTGTCCACCGAAGAAGCTGTAAGAACAAGTCTTTTATCGTCACGATGGGAGGATGTGTGGAAATGGAGGTCTCATCTCGTCCTCGACATGAACAAGGTCTTGGAAACAACCCCCGATGAAGATTTGCACCGAGTTTCTGTTGAGTTGGCTAGGTCAATGACCAAG GCTATAAATAATTACCATGGACACCTAGAAAGATGCATTATTCAGCATTATGTATCCCAATGTAAGGATGGTACGCTCCAAAGTTGGATCCACTCAGTGACTCGTTTGGAACACACAAAAGATCTCACACTTGTAAACTACATCCCTGCTACAAGGCGTTGCACAAGAGCTAGTTTGCTCAGCTTGCTCCCAGATACATTTTCACATCATAGCCTCACTTCACTATCACTTTGTGGATACACCCTAATAGGTCCACGTGCCTTCAGCAATTGCAAGAATCTTAAGACCCTCAAGCTTATAAACGTTGTCATCTCACAAGCTAGTGTCCTTAGTGGAGTTTTAGCAGCTTGCTCCTCCCTCGAGGTGGTTGTGTTGAAAGTCAATTTCCTAACCCCACGTGGTGTGTTGAAGATTGAGAACAACAACTTGAAGTTCTTGCAATTGTCTTTCCTTTACGAGATTGATAGGATGGAAGTGTATGCAACTTGTCTAGATGTTCTAGACATCAGGTGTATCAAAGTTAAGAGAGACAACTTCATCCTCGTTGCTCCCAATATCCAGGTTAACACAAATGCTTGGTTGGATGATCACGGCTGTATGGATTGTCCTCACCTCTACTATCATGTATCATCATATCTCGCTCAGGTACAAACTTAA
- the LOC108869693 gene encoding uncharacterized mitochondrial protein AtMg00810-like, with protein MQRGKASQQWFLKFSAAQLRLCFSRATGDHTLFVKTCADGHFLAVLVYVDDIIVASTNASKSKELIQNLSQQFKLRDLGVLKYFLDLEIAQSSESISVCQRKYALETLSSIGMLGCKPISTPMVLNLHLSIDEGAPIENPEMRQSLVGRLMYLTITRPYITYAVNKLCQYSSAPKLPHLQAVYKVLH; from the exons ATGCAGAGAGGAAAG GCGTCACAACAATGGTTCCTTAAGTTCTCTGCTGCTCAGTTGCGTTTGTGTTTCTCAAGGGCTACTGGTGATCATACCCTCTTTGTCAAGACTTGTGCTGATGGACATTTTCTTGCAGTgttagtgtatgtggatgacatCATTGTGGCAAGCACAAATGCATCCAAATCTAAAGAGTTGATCCAAAATTTGTCTCAACAGTTCAAATTGAGAGATCTTGGCGTTCTTAAGTACTTCTTGGATCTTGAAATAGCTCAAAGCAGTGAAAGTATCTCTGTTTGTCAGAGAAAATATGCTTTGGAGACTCTTTCTTCTATAGGAATGCTTGGATGCAAGCCTATCTCGACTCCTATGGTTCTGAATCTTCATTTGTCTATTGATGAGGGTGCTCCTATAGAGAATCCAGAGATGCGTCAAAGCCTTGTTGGACGGTTAATGTATCTTACGATCACTCGACCATATATCACATATGCTGTCAACAAGCTTTGTCAATACTCCTCTGCTCCTAAGTTACCTCATCTTCAGGCAGTCTATAAAGTGTTGCACTAG
- the LOC103842348 gene encoding uncharacterized protein LOC103842348 translates to SYKESSVAEYLSATAAGWSTRLIVETWKRGDPIATSVGLAVAAIHTRGRHICIVPDEESRLEYETVMKRAVVSEATEIVVGDSVEDVVDRLSGVDFLVVDSKRGEYVKALGLANTSKMGAVLVCKNATQKSIPGFKWHRVLRRGTRVVRSVFLPVGRGLDIAHVGASGGGGDLKKVHSRWIKHVDPRSGEEHLFKRK, encoded by the coding sequence AGCTACAAAGAATCGAGTGTAGCCGAGTATTTATCGGCTACGGCGGCTGGATGGAGCACGAGGCTGATCGTGGAGACTTGGAAGCGTGGAGACCCTATCGCCACCAGTGTCGGACTAGCTGTAGCAGCCATACATACCCGCGGAAGACACATATGCATAGTTCCTGACGAGGAGTCAAGATTGGAGTACGAGACCGTGATGAAAAGAGCCGTCGTGAGCGAAGCGACGGAGATAGTGGTCGGAGACTCGGTGGAGGACGTGGTGGATAGACTCTCCGGCGTGGACTTCTTGGTGGTGGACTCAAAACGCGGCGAGTACGTCAAGGCGTTGGGGTTAGCGAACACGAGCAAAATGGGTGCCGTTTTGGTGTGTAAAAACGCCACGCAGAAGTCTATCCCTGGGTTTAAGTGGCACCGTGTTTTGAGACGAGGCACACGTGTTGTAAGATCGGTGTTTTTACCCGTCGGGAGAGGGTTAGATATCGCACACGTGGGAGccagtggtggtggtggtgatttgAAGAAGGTTCATAGTCGTTGGATTAAACACGTCGATCCTCGGTCAGGAGAAGAGCATCTGTTCAAACGCAAATAG